Proteins encoded together in one Cetobacterium somerae ATCC BAA-474 window:
- a CDS encoding TIGR01212 family radical SAM protein (This family includes YhcC from E. coli K-12, an uncharacterized radical SAM protein.) translates to MEKHNNRRFYSLNDFFKDEFKDKIFKVSLDGGFTCPNRDGKVAHGGCIFCSDAGSGEFAGNRRKSITEQIDEQLEFLKDKVKDKKVIAYFQNFTNTYGDVDYLREIYYEALNHPKVLGLAIGTRPDCIEDDTLELLKEINEKHFFWIELGLQTIDDKVAKIINRGYPLSTYLETSKKLKESGIKFVTHMIVGLPTEEREDILNTARCIVQSGAWGIKIHSLHIIKGTPLERLYNDTNFKVFTLDEYVDIVVTILKLLPDKMVVHRVTGDGKKDEVVEPKWSLNKRKVLNEIEKELKKRENI, encoded by the coding sequence ATGGAGAAACACAATAATAGAAGATTTTATTCTTTAAATGATTTTTTTAAAGATGAGTTTAAAGACAAGATATTTAAAGTATCTTTAGATGGTGGATTCACTTGTCCAAATAGAGATGGAAAAGTTGCTCACGGTGGATGTATATTTTGTAGTGATGCTGGAAGTGGAGAATTTGCTGGAAATAGAAGAAAAAGTATAACAGAACAAATTGATGAACAATTAGAGTTTCTAAAAGATAAAGTTAAAGATAAGAAAGTGATAGCTTATTTTCAAAACTTTACAAATACATATGGTGATGTAGATTATTTAAGAGAGATTTATTATGAAGCTTTAAATCACCCAAAAGTTTTAGGATTAGCAATAGGAACTAGACCTGATTGTATAGAGGATGATACTTTAGAACTTTTAAAAGAGATAAATGAAAAACATTTCTTTTGGATAGAACTAGGTCTTCAAACAATTGATGATAAAGTTGCAAAAATAATAAATAGAGGTTATCCTCTTTCTACATATCTTGAAACATCTAAAAAACTAAAAGAAAGTGGGATAAAATTTGTTACACATATGATTGTGGGATTACCTACAGAGGAGAGGGAAGATATTTTAAATACAGCTAGGTGCATCGTTCAATCTGGTGCTTGGGGAATAAAAATTCACTCTCTTCATATTATAAAAGGAACTCCTTTAGAAAGGTTATATAATGATACAAACTTTAAAGTTTTCACTTTAGATGAGTATGTGGATATTGTAGTTACTATATTAAAACTTCTACCTGATAAAATGGTTGTTCATAGAGTAACAGGTGATGGAAAAAAAGATGAGGTTGTTGAACCTAAATGGAGTTTGAATAAAAGGAAAGTTTTAAACGAAATTGAAAAAGAACTTAAAAAGAGAGAGAATATATAA
- a CDS encoding YeeE/YedE thiosulfate transporter family protein → MKRKWILKGVFLGSVFFISILLIKPIGISTQFSVASGMIQTVFQDDIIFREGTEFYSLIDYYNQDGIAKSIVTPYNYGIIFVVGVFLGGMLGRIFFRKKEEFIEKESLLEKDRISRVKLFLGGVLLLFGARMAGGCTSGHMMSGIMQLSVSSIIFTIVLFPIAVIIAKRIGE, encoded by the coding sequence ATGAAAAGAAAATGGATCTTAAAAGGTGTTTTTTTAGGAAGTGTGTTTTTTATATCTATACTACTTATAAAACCAATTGGAATTTCAACACAATTTAGTGTCGCATCTGGAATGATTCAAACAGTTTTTCAAGATGATATAATTTTCAGAGAAGGAACTGAATTTTATAGTTTAATCGATTATTATAATCAAGATGGTATTGCTAAAAGTATAGTGACTCCGTATAACTATGGAATTATATTTGTTGTTGGTGTTTTTTTAGGAGGTATGTTAGGTAGAATATTTTTTAGAAAAAAAGAGGAGTTTATAGAAAAGGAAAGCTTGTTAGAAAAAGATAGAATCTCTAGAGTAAAACTTTTTCTAGGTGGAGTACTTTTACTTTTTGGAGCTAGAATGGCTGGTGGATGTACAAGTGGACATATGATGAGTGGAATAATGCAACTATCTGTAAGTAGCATTATTTTTACAATAGTTTTATTTCCAATAGCTGTAATCATTGCCAAAAGGATAGGTGAATAA
- a CDS encoding DJ-1 family glyoxalase III: MNKKIFVMLANGFELIEAMSPVDVLRRAGLNVVTVSTMENTLEVESAQKVKVVADINISDINVGEGVMVVIPGGFPGYVNLRSDSRVVEIVKEYLNSNDKFVGAICGGPTTLGINGLIGDYKFTCHTSVKEEMASEKYEHKDVVVDRNLITSPGAGKSVEFGLALASVFVDEATITKVKKGMELI; the protein is encoded by the coding sequence ATGAACAAGAAAATTTTTGTTATGTTAGCTAATGGATTTGAACTAATTGAAGCGATGTCACCAGTAGACGTTTTAAGAAGAGCAGGACTTAATGTGGTTACTGTATCTACTATGGAAAACACTTTAGAAGTTGAGTCAGCTCAAAAAGTAAAAGTTGTTGCTGACATAAATATTTCTGATATTAATGTAGGAGAGGGAGTAATGGTTGTTATACCTGGTGGATTCCCTGGATATGTTAACTTAAGAAGCGATTCAAGAGTTGTTGAGATTGTTAAGGAATATTTAAATAGTAACGATAAGTTTGTTGGAGCTATTTGTGGAGGACCAACAACTTTAGGAATAAATGGATTAATTGGAGATTATAAATTTACTTGTCATACATCTGTTAAAGAGGAGATGGCTAGTGAAAAGTATGAGCATAAAGATGTTGTAGTTGATAGAAACTTAATTACTTCTCCAGGAGCTGGAAAATCTGTTGAATTTGGTCTTGCTTTAGCTAGTGTTTTTGTAGATGAAGCTACTATAACTAAAGTTAAAAAAGGAATGGAACTTATATAA
- the nagA gene encoding N-acetylglucosamine-6-phosphate deacetylase has protein sequence MKAIVNGELFIGNKFYTGKVLIIDGERIVDIIPQEELTTTYGNIETIDAENAYVTPGFIDLQLNGCGGVLFNDDISLETLDTMHKTNLKYGCTSFTPTLITTGDENIEKALELVKGIENKGKYGVVGLHIEGPYISLQKKGIHNPKFIRKADEAMIDKMVEAGKENVRIVTLAPENTDKKIISKLNAAGIHVAVGHSNATYEQVKEKEGFGITLATHLYNGMSSFNHREPGVVGAVFDSDIKAGVIADGFHCHYSAIKSAIKVMGERLYLVTDAVSPVGTDMEYFYFEGNKVFYKDGKCFGEDGTLGGSALTMDAGVRNLVKYCDITLEEAVRMATLYPAKAVNIDNEYGKLQPGCFADIVFLDKHLRLKKVIAKGELV, from the coding sequence ATGAAGGCTATTGTAAATGGAGAGTTATTTATAGGAAATAAATTTTATACTGGTAAAGTTTTAATTATAGATGGAGAGAGAATAGTTGATATTATACCTCAAGAGGAGTTAACAACTACTTATGGAAATATTGAAACTATAGATGCTGAAAATGCATATGTAACTCCTGGATTTATAGATTTACAATTAAATGGTTGTGGAGGAGTTTTATTTAATGATGATATATCATTAGAGACTTTAGATACAATGCATAAAACTAATTTAAAATATGGATGTACTTCTTTTACTCCAACACTTATTACAACTGGAGATGAAAATATTGAAAAAGCTCTTGAGTTAGTTAAAGGTATTGAGAATAAAGGTAAGTATGGAGTTGTTGGACTACATATAGAAGGACCATATATCTCTTTACAAAAAAAGGGAATTCATAATCCTAAATTTATAAGAAAAGCTGATGAAGCTATGATAGATAAAATGGTAGAAGCTGGAAAAGAAAATGTAAGAATAGTTACATTAGCTCCAGAAAATACAGATAAAAAAATAATTTCGAAACTAAACGCAGCTGGAATACATGTGGCAGTAGGTCATTCTAACGCTACTTATGAGCAAGTGAAAGAAAAAGAAGGTTTCGGAATAACTCTTGCAACTCACCTATACAATGGAATGTCATCTTTCAACCACAGAGAACCTGGAGTTGTTGGTGCTGTATTTGATAGTGATATTAAAGCTGGAGTAATTGCTGATGGATTCCACTGTCACTACTCTGCTATAAAATCAGCTATTAAAGTTATGGGAGAAAGATTATATTTAGTTACTGATGCTGTTTCTCCTGTTGGAACAGATATGGAATACTTCTACTTTGAAGGAAACAAAGTTTTCTATAAAGATGGAAAGTGTTTTGGAGAGGATGGAACTTTAGGTGGTTCTGCACTAACTATGGATGCTGGAGTTAGAAACTTAGTTAAATATTGTGATATAACTTTAGAAGAAGCTGTAAGAATGGCAACTTTATATCCTGCAAAAGCTGTAAATATTGATAATGAGTATGGAAAGCTACAACCTGGATGTTTTGCTGATATCGTATTTTTAGATAAACATTTAAGACTTAAAAAGGTTATTGCAAAGGGAGAGTTAGTATAG
- a CDS encoding pseudouridine synthase, with amino-acid sequence MRLDKFLVECGIGSRSEVKKLISSAEITIDGCICKDNNKNIDEKNTVVEYKGRRVIYKEFRYYKLYKIDGYITATEDKKEKTVMELLPEWVNKKDLFPVGRLDKDTEGLLFFTNDGKLAHELTSPKKHVDKIYRVSLRDDIGEGEIEKLEAGVDIGGYITQPAKAEIVNSKEILLNIKEGKFHQVKKMLKAVGNEVTYLKRETFGKLTLEDMVPCEVREIERDDVI; translated from the coding sequence TTGAGATTAGATAAATTTTTAGTAGAATGTGGAATTGGAAGTAGAAGTGAGGTAAAGAAACTGATATCTTCTGCTGAAATAACTATAGATGGATGTATCTGTAAAGATAACAACAAAAACATAGATGAGAAAAATACAGTGGTAGAGTATAAGGGTAGAAGAGTTATATATAAAGAGTTTAGATATTATAAGCTATATAAAATAGATGGATATATCACTGCTACTGAAGATAAAAAAGAAAAAACTGTAATGGAGCTACTACCTGAATGGGTAAATAAAAAAGATCTATTTCCAGTTGGAAGATTAGATAAAGATACTGAAGGATTACTTTTCTTTACAAATGATGGTAAGTTAGCCCATGAATTAACATCTCCTAAAAAACATGTGGATAAAATATACCGTGTTTCTTTAAGAGATGATATTGGAGAGGGAGAGATTGAAAAACTTGAAGCTGGAGTAGATATTGGTGGATATATAACTCAACCTGCAAAAGCTGAAATTGTAAATTCTAAAGAAATACTTTTGAATATAAAAGAGGGTAAGTTCCATCAGGTGAAAAAAATGTTAAAAGCTGTTGGAAATGAAGTTACATATTTAAAAAGAGAGACTTTTGGAAAATTAACTTTAGAGGATATGGTTCCATGTGAAGTTAGAGAGATTGAAAGAGATGATGTTATATAG
- the nagB gene encoding glucosamine-6-phosphate deaminase, with translation MRVIITEKNIGDWAAVYVAKKILDAKPTAEKPFVLGLPTGGTPLAMYKRLIQFYQDGIISFENVVTFNMDEYVGLSPANDQSYHYYMYENFFKHIDAKEENINILNGLATDYKKECEDYEAKIKAIGGIDLFLGGIGPDGHIAFNEPGSSLSSRTRDKELTMDTIIANARFFGGDIDRVPKLSLTVGVGTILDAKEVLIMVNGHNKARALHHAVEQGVNHMWTISALQLHPKGIIVSDEAACTELKVGTYRYFKDIEKSNLDTDLLIEELYKSCGK, from the coding sequence ATGAGAGTAATTATAACTGAGAAAAATATTGGGGACTGGGCAGCAGTTTATGTTGCAAAGAAAATATTAGATGCAAAGCCAACTGCAGAGAAGCCATTTGTATTAGGTTTACCAACTGGGGGAACACCTTTAGCTATGTACAAAAGATTAATTCAATTTTACCAAGATGGAATTATATCTTTTGAAAATGTAGTAACATTTAATATGGATGAATATGTTGGGTTATCTCCAGCTAATGATCAAAGTTACCACTACTATATGTATGAAAACTTCTTTAAACATATAGATGCAAAAGAGGAAAACATCAACATATTAAATGGATTAGCAACTGATTACAAAAAAGAGTGTGAAGATTACGAAGCAAAAATAAAAGCTATTGGAGGAATCGATTTATTCTTAGGAGGAATTGGACCTGATGGACATATTGCTTTCAACGAGCCAGGATCATCTTTAAGTTCAAGAACTAGAGATAAAGAGTTAACTATGGATACAATAATTGCAAATGCTAGATTCTTCGGTGGAGATATAGATAGAGTACCTAAGTTATCTTTAACTGTTGGAGTTGGAACTATTCTTGATGCAAAAGAAGTTTTAATAATGGTTAATGGACATAACAAAGCAAGAGCATTACACCATGCAGTTGAGCAAGGTGTAAATCATATGTGGACTATCAGTGCACTTCAATTACATCCAAAAGGAATTATTGTTTCTGATGAAGCTGCTTGTACAGAGTTAAAAGTTGGAACTTATAGATACTTTAAAGATATTGAAAAAAGTAATTTAGATACAGATTTATTAATAGAAGAGTTATACAAAAGTTGTGGAAAATAG
- a CDS encoding YeeE/YedE thiosulfate transporter family protein, producing the protein MRNLFFDNVPLLGLILGLLFGLALYYAGATNRVVISKMLKLQDLTLMKIIVFAIGFSMSLLYLSVALNIIPLDHFSIKPMNFGVILGSAILALGFGMIGLCPGTAVASFGAGYLKSIYVILGGLIGAFLFTLAYPVLNSIGLFKNVIGGKTTLLFLSEKYNFLFHGTPWIGVFIGIVLIAISLAIPYSLSRDEKK; encoded by the coding sequence ATGAGAAATCTATTTTTTGATAATGTACCACTTTTAGGATTAATACTAGGTTTACTTTTTGGATTAGCACTATATTATGCTGGAGCAACAAATAGAGTTGTTATATCTAAAATGTTAAAACTTCAAGATTTAACTCTTATGAAAATAATAGTTTTTGCCATAGGATTTAGTATGTCTCTTCTATATCTAAGTGTAGCTTTAAATATAATTCCTTTAGATCATTTTAGTATTAAACCTATGAATTTTGGAGTTATACTAGGAAGCGCAATTTTAGCTTTAGGTTTTGGAATGATTGGACTTTGTCCTGGAACTGCAGTTGCAAGTTTTGGAGCTGGATATTTAAAAAGTATATATGTTATTTTAGGGGGATTGATTGGAGCTTTTCTTTTCACACTTGCCTATCCCGTATTAAATAGTATCGGACTTTTTAAAAATGTTATTGGTGGTAAAACTACTTTACTTTTTTTATCTGAAAAGTATAATTTTCTTTTTCATGGAACGCCTTGGATAGGGGTATTTATAGGAATTGTTTTAATTGCGATATCACTAGCTATTCCCTATTCTTTATCTAGAGATGAGAAGAAATAA
- a CDS encoding tyrosine-type recombinase/integrase, which yields MNEIVIKEKHEISTQRRKKKSKEEKKSIFEIYKSPKTMKDYFFYLKDFLTYVYDGDSPIEGDEIIELMTGIEKSDIEDYLSHLLNEREMKKTSVNKVISSLKSLYKELEKNGYDNPFKYIGLFKTARNLDNILKVSFDDIKEILKNYKVSGEKEYRNTLILHTLFYTGMRSQELLSLQFKHILKRNGEYFVKLEKTKSGREQYKPLHNFLINKIADYKNYIINVYGMDEEELEERYLFCSSFEKNRPLSYRALYNVVQEMGQVINKDISPHNIRHAIATELSLNGADLIEIRDFLGHSDTKVTEVYINAKSLIEKKVLDKIPVQSIDEDF from the coding sequence TTGAACGAGATAGTTATTAAAGAAAAACATGAAATAAGTACCCAACGTAGAAAGAAAAAAAGTAAAGAGGAGAAAAAGAGTATATTTGAAATATACAAATCTCCAAAAACAATGAAAGATTATTTTTTCTATCTAAAGGATTTTTTAACTTATGTTTATGATGGTGATTCTCCAATAGAAGGGGACGAGATAATTGAACTTATGACTGGAATAGAAAAAAGTGATATAGAAGATTATTTGTCTCATCTTTTAAATGAGAGAGAGATGAAAAAAACATCTGTAAATAAAGTTATATCATCTTTAAAATCTCTTTATAAAGAATTGGAAAAAAACGGGTATGATAATCCGTTTAAATATATTGGACTTTTTAAAACAGCAAGAAATTTAGATAATATATTAAAAGTATCCTTTGATGATATAAAAGAGATTTTGAAAAATTATAAAGTTAGTGGAGAAAAGGAGTATAGAAACACTCTTATTTTACACACACTTTTTTATACAGGAATGAGAAGTCAAGAACTTCTGTCTTTACAGTTTAAACATATACTAAAAAGAAATGGAGAGTATTTTGTAAAATTAGAAAAAACGAAAAGTGGAAGAGAACAATATAAACCACTACATAATTTTCTAATAAACAAAATTGCAGACTATAAAAATTATATAATTAATGTGTACGGAATGGACGAGGAGGAGTTAGAAGAGAGATATCTTTTCTGTAGTTCCTTTGAAAAAAATAGACCTTTATCTTATAGAGCTCTATACAATGTTGTTCAAGAAATGGGGCAAGTTATAAATAAAGATATTAGTCCACATAATATTCGTCACGCCATTGCGACTGAACTTTCATTAAATGGAGCAGATTTAATAGAGATTAGAGACTTTTTAGGTCACTCAGATACAAAAGTTACTGAAGTTTATATAAATGCAAAATCATTAATCGAAAAGAAGGTCCTTGATAAAATACCTGTGCAATCTATTGATGAAGACTTTTAA
- a CDS encoding epoxyqueuosine reductase QueH gives MKVNYELEMQKELDKIGLNSEKKLLIHSCCAPCSCAILEYLKTYLNIDIYFYNPNITEKEEYITRLNEQFTFNDAMEFGMTIIEGEYSPGKDFIEKIKGFEKEKEGGARCYRCYKLRMDATAKKAKELGYEYFSTVLSISPMKNAQWINEIGIELEEKYGVKFLRGDFKKKSRYLRSVNLSKEHELYRQDYCGCIYSKLERMEKEKEKEKENGETQ, from the coding sequence ATGAAGGTAAATTATGAATTAGAAATGCAAAAAGAGCTGGATAAGATAGGTCTTAACAGTGAAAAAAAACTTTTAATACACTCATGTTGTGCACCATGTAGTTGTGCTATACTTGAGTACCTAAAAACATATTTAAATATTGATATATATTTTTATAATCCAAATATAACAGAGAAAGAGGAATACATCACTAGATTAAATGAACAATTTACATTTAATGATGCTATGGAATTTGGGATGACTATAATCGAAGGTGAATATAGTCCAGGTAAAGATTTTATAGAAAAAATTAAGGGATTTGAAAAAGAAAAAGAGGGCGGAGCTAGATGCTACAGATGTTATAAACTTAGAATGGACGCTACTGCAAAAAAAGCTAAAGAGTTGGGATACGAATATTTTTCAACTGTTTTAAGTATAAGTCCTATGAAAAATGCTCAGTGGATAAATGAGATTGGAATTGAACTTGAAGAAAAGTATGGAGTTAAGTTTTTAAGAGGAGATTTTAAAAAGAAAAGCAGATACTTAAGAAGTGTAAATCTATCTAAAGAACATGAGTTATATAGACAGGACTACTGTGGATGTATATATTCTAAACTTGAGAGAATGGAAAAAGAGAAAGAGAAGGAAAAAGAAAATGGAGAAACACAATAA
- a CDS encoding SIMPL domain-containing protein, protein MRNRLNTSYGILGVCIFLGLWILGYTLGESFIKAKTMDRVVTVKGLAEKEVMADVVLWPIDFKVAGNELSEIYSNLERDNGRIIEFLKENGIENTEITISAPTIEDKMLYQYDNNVAAFRYVATQTVTVYSTKVDKVYTLTNKIGELVKENIALGNSNQYGTTTDYIYTKLNDLKPEMIEMATKNAREVAEKFAKDSNSSLGKIKSANQGQFTITNRDQHNPQIKNVRVVSTIEYYLVD, encoded by the coding sequence ATGAGAAATAGGTTAAATACAAGTTATGGAATTTTAGGAGTATGTATTTTTCTTGGCCTTTGGATTTTAGGTTACACTTTAGGAGAGAGCTTTATAAAAGCAAAAACAATGGACAGAGTTGTAACTGTAAAAGGATTAGCTGAAAAAGAGGTTATGGCTGATGTGGTTCTATGGCCAATTGATTTCAAAGTTGCTGGAAATGAACTTTCAGAAATTTACTCTAATTTAGAAAGAGATAATGGTAGAATTATTGAATTCTTAAAAGAGAACGGAATAGAAAACACTGAGATAACTATTTCAGCACCTACTATTGAAGACAAGATGTTATATCAATATGATAATAATGTTGCTGCTTTTAGATATGTAGCAACTCAAACAGTCACTGTTTATTCAACTAAAGTGGATAAGGTATATACTTTAACGAATAAAATTGGTGAACTTGTTAAAGAAAATATAGCTCTAGGAAATTCAAATCAATATGGAACTACAACTGACTATATCTATACAAAACTTAATGATTTAAAACCTGAGATGATTGAGATGGCTACTAAAAATGCTAGAGAGGTTGCTGAAAAATTTGCAAAGGATTCAAATAGTTCTTTAGGAAAGATTAAATCTGCAAATCAAGGACAGTTTACTATAACTAACAGAGATCAACACAATCCACAGATTAAAAATGTGAGAGTTGTTAGTACAATCGAATATTACCTAGTTGATTAA
- a CDS encoding NAD(P)H-hydrate dehydratase, which yields MNFIDLDYVKEIYRPRELESYKGNFGHTLILCGSSGMVGAGFFASMGAVKSGSGLTTLGTYRETFDIFSIKLNEVMLLNLDEINILDNLEKFSCIVFGSGFGINQKNEHLLKELLSNFPKPIVIDADGLTMLAKNSNLDFLKNRTYPTILTPHYGEFSRLTNLDIEYIKVNRVAIAKEFAQKYSCILLLKDHKTLITNGENIFINTTGNSVMATGGMGDVLSGIIGSFISQKYSPLDATLLGTYIHGKSGEHFSESYYCTTPTDIINILPKIIKGIEF from the coding sequence ATGAATTTTATAGATTTAGATTATGTAAAAGAGATCTATAGACCTAGAGAGTTAGAATCATATAAAGGTAATTTTGGCCATACTCTGATTTTATGCGGAAGTTCAGGAATGGTCGGAGCTGGATTTTTTGCAAGTATGGGTGCTGTAAAATCAGGTTCGGGACTTACAACTTTAGGAACTTATCGTGAAACTTTTGATATTTTTTCTATAAAACTAAACGAAGTTATGTTGCTTAATTTAGATGAGATCAATATATTAGATAATTTAGAAAAATTCTCATGTATAGTTTTTGGAAGTGGATTTGGAATAAATCAAAAAAATGAGCACCTTTTAAAAGAGCTGCTTTCGAATTTTCCAAAACCTATAGTTATTGATGCAGATGGATTAACTATGTTAGCTAAAAATAGTAATCTAGATTTTTTAAAAAATAGAACTTATCCTACAATTTTAACACCTCACTATGGGGAGTTTTCAAGACTTACAAATTTAGACATAGAATATATAAAAGTAAATAGAGTAGCTATTGCAAAAGAGTTTGCCCAAAAGTATAGTTGTATACTACTTTTAAAAGACCACAAAACTTTAATTACTAATGGAGAAAATATCTTTATAAATACAACAGGAAATAGTGTTATGGCAACAGGAGGAATGGGTGATGTTTTAAGTGGAATAATTGGATCTTTTATAAGTCAGAAATATTCACCTTTAGATGCAACTTTATTAGGAACATATATACATGGAAAGAGTGGAGAACATTTTTCAGAAAGTTACTACTGCACAACTCCAACTGATATAATCAATATACTTCCTAAAATTATAAAAGGTATAGAGTTTTAA
- a CDS encoding MurR/RpiR family transcriptional regulator yields MGGTLIKLKEFQESFTKNEKKISHYLLENMDEIKTLNTYDLAVKCDVSQASVVRFAKKLGFKGFPEFKIALAGDLAMKNNEKEIQIIYDEISVDDSTEILAKKVVYENIKSVEDTYKVLNFQEIEKAVEAIENANRIFLLGAGFSGIIARDFQYKLWELGKNVIFETDQHIQLTNASTAQEGDLVFVISYSGQTLDIYQSILEFKEKGVKVITLTKVATNPIKDIGDISLSTIVEKSNLRSTSLSSRMAQLTVIDILYVKLIQRDREKANRLIGDAVESVKKFKM; encoded by the coding sequence ATGGGTGGAACGCTTATAAAGTTAAAAGAGTTTCAAGAAAGCTTTACTAAAAATGAGAAAAAGATATCTCACTATCTATTAGAGAATATGGATGAGATAAAAACATTAAATACATATGACTTAGCTGTTAAGTGTGATGTGAGTCAAGCTTCAGTAGTTAGATTTGCTAAAAAACTTGGATTTAAAGGATTTCCAGAGTTTAAAATAGCATTAGCTGGAGATTTGGCTATGAAGAATAATGAAAAAGAGATTCAAATAATCTATGATGAGATTAGTGTTGATGACAGTACAGAAATATTAGCTAAAAAAGTTGTTTATGAAAACATTAAAAGTGTAGAGGATACATATAAAGTTTTAAACTTCCAAGAGATAGAAAAAGCTGTTGAAGCTATAGAAAATGCAAATAGAATATTTCTTTTAGGAGCTGGATTTTCTGGAATAATTGCAAGAGACTTTCAATATAAACTATGGGAGCTAGGTAAAAATGTTATATTTGAAACTGATCAACATATACAGTTAACAAATGCTTCTACAGCTCAAGAGGGAGACTTAGTATTTGTAATATCTTATAGTGGTCAAACTTTAGATATATATCAAAGTATTTTAGAGTTTAAAGAAAAAGGTGTAAAAGTAATTACATTAACTAAAGTAGCAACAAATCCTATAAAGGATATTGGGGATATATCTTTAAGTACTATAGTTGAAAAAAGTAATTTAAGATCGACTTCTCTTTCATCTAGAATGGCACAATTAACTGTTATTGATATCCTTTATGTTAAGTTAATTCAAAGGGATAGAGAAAAAGCAAACAGATTAATTGGAGATGCTGTAGAAAGTGTAAAAAAATTCAAAATGTAA